A window of Ictidomys tridecemlineatus isolate mIctTri1 chromosome 15, mIctTri1.hap1, whole genome shotgun sequence contains these coding sequences:
- the Ccnp gene encoding cyclin-P isoform X2: protein MLGPNASLNSELPSAPVPDGDTSVSPGRPERLCAPPGLEEALSLLGLEGEREYAGDIFAEVMVCHALPRSPLPRPVTPEMRALVVDWLVQVHEYLCLAGDTLYLAVHLLDSYLRAGRVRLHRLQLLGMACLFLACKMEECVLPEPASLCLLSAGSFSRAELLRAERRILSRLDFRLHYPGPLLCLELLTALAGSGPQVMLLATYFLELSLLEAEAAGWEPGRRAAAALNLAHRLLDGAGSRPKPMLYSSAELDPLERCMVRASLRGPAPGRAAVFLKYARPQRQGTSLAAALLLRRPQPGPP from the exons ATGCTG GGTCCTAATGCCTCCCTCAATTCAGAGCTTCCGAGCGCCCCAGTCCCCGACGGGGACACCAGTGTCTCCCCGGGACGCCCCGAGAGGCTGTGCGCGCCGCCGGGGCTGGAGGAGGCCTTGAGCTTGCTGGGGCTGGAGGGGGAACGCGAGTACGCTGGGGACATCTTCGCTGAAGTCATG GTGTGCCACGCGCTGCCCCGGAGCCCCCTGCCCCGCCCCGTGACTCCAGAGATGCGTGCGCTGGTGGTAGACTGGCTGGTCCAGGTGCAC GAGTACTTGTGCCTGGCAGGGGACACACTTTACCTGGCGGTGCACCTGCTCGATTCCTACCTGCGGGCCGGCAGAGTGCGCCTACACCGCCTGCAGCTGCTGGGCATGGCCTGCCTGTTCCTGGCGTGCAAGATGGAAGAGTGCGTGCTTCCCGAG cctgcttccctctgccttcTGAGTGCCGGTTCCTTCTCGAGGGCAGAGCTGCTGCGCGCAGAGCGCCGCATCCTGAGCCGCTTGGATTTCCGACTGCACTATCCCGGGCCCTTGCTGTGCCTGGAGCTGCTCACCGCGCTGGCCGGGAGTGGCCCCCAG GTGATGCTGCTGGCCACCTATTTCCTGGAGCTGTCCttactggaggctgaggctgcggGATGGGAGCCTGGTCGTCGCGCAGCTGCGGCGCTGAACCTGGCGCATCGCCTGCTCGACGGAGCGGGCTCCAGGCCCAAGCCAATGCTTTACAG CTCCGCGGAGCTGGACCCCCTCGAGCGGTGCATGGTCCGCGCCTCTCTGCGGGGCCCGGCACCTGGCCGCGCCGCGGTCTTCCTCAAGTACGCGCGGCCCCAGCGCCAGGGCACCAGCCTCGCCGCCGCCCTCCTGCTCCGGCGCCCCCAGCCTGGGCCTCCTTGA
- the Ccnp gene encoding cyclin-P isoform X1, with protein MLGPNASLNSELPSAPVPDGDTSVSPGRPERLCAPPGLEEALSLLGLEGEREYAGDIFAEVMVCHALPRSPLPRPVTPEMRALVVDWLVQVHVRKWRGGEAGSLSLPETLMVTCAPPQEYLCLAGDTLYLAVHLLDSYLRAGRVRLHRLQLLGMACLFLACKMEECVLPEPASLCLLSAGSFSRAELLRAERRILSRLDFRLHYPGPLLCLELLTALAGSGPQVMLLATYFLELSLLEAEAAGWEPGRRAAAALNLAHRLLDGAGSRPKPMLYSSAELDPLERCMVRASLRGPAPGRAAVFLKYARPQRQGTSLAAALLLRRPQPGPP; from the exons ATGCTG GGTCCTAATGCCTCCCTCAATTCAGAGCTTCCGAGCGCCCCAGTCCCCGACGGGGACACCAGTGTCTCCCCGGGACGCCCCGAGAGGCTGTGCGCGCCGCCGGGGCTGGAGGAGGCCTTGAGCTTGCTGGGGCTGGAGGGGGAACGCGAGTACGCTGGGGACATCTTCGCTGAAGTCATG GTGTGCCACGCGCTGCCCCGGAGCCCCCTGCCCCGCCCCGTGACTCCAGAGATGCGTGCGCTGGTGGTAGACTGGCTGGTCCAGGTGCACGTACGTAAGTGGAGAGGGGGTGAGGCTGGTTCCCTGTCACTACCTGAGACCCTGATGGTCACCTGTGCCCCTCCCCAGGAGTACTTGTGCCTGGCAGGGGACACACTTTACCTGGCGGTGCACCTGCTCGATTCCTACCTGCGGGCCGGCAGAGTGCGCCTACACCGCCTGCAGCTGCTGGGCATGGCCTGCCTGTTCCTGGCGTGCAAGATGGAAGAGTGCGTGCTTCCCGAG cctgcttccctctgccttcTGAGTGCCGGTTCCTTCTCGAGGGCAGAGCTGCTGCGCGCAGAGCGCCGCATCCTGAGCCGCTTGGATTTCCGACTGCACTATCCCGGGCCCTTGCTGTGCCTGGAGCTGCTCACCGCGCTGGCCGGGAGTGGCCCCCAG GTGATGCTGCTGGCCACCTATTTCCTGGAGCTGTCCttactggaggctgaggctgcggGATGGGAGCCTGGTCGTCGCGCAGCTGCGGCGCTGAACCTGGCGCATCGCCTGCTCGACGGAGCGGGCTCCAGGCCCAAGCCAATGCTTTACAG CTCCGCGGAGCTGGACCCCCTCGAGCGGTGCATGGTCCGCGCCTCTCTGCGGGGCCCGGCACCTGGCCGCGCCGCGGTCTTCCTCAAGTACGCGCGGCCCCAGCGCCAGGGCACCAGCCTCGCCGCCGCCCTCCTGCTCCGGCGCCCCCAGCCTGGGCCTCCTTGA
- the Ttc9b gene encoding tetratricopeptide repeat protein 9B has product MQRGALSPVLMLSAAPEPPPRPPPALSPPGPGPGPRHGSARPGPAPEPSGALAAALDSSLRAAVAFKAEGQRCYREKKFREAIGKYHRALLQLKAAQGARPGGLPAPAPGPATSPGPARLSEEQRRLVENTEVECYDSLTACLLQSELVNYERVREYCLKVLEKQQGNFKATYRAGIAFYHLGDYARALRYLQEARSREPTDTNVLRYIQLTQLKMNRCSLQREDSGAGAPARDVVG; this is encoded by the exons ATGCAGCGCGGCGCGCTGTCCCCGGTGCTGATGCTCAGCGCTGCCCCGGAGCCTCCGCCGCGCCCGCCTCCCGCCCTCTCCCCGCCGGGCCCTGGCCCAGGTCCCCGCCATGGCTCGGCTCGACCGGGTCCTGCCCCAGAGCCGTCGGGGGCGCTGGCTGCGGCGCTCGACAGCAGCCTGCGGGCCGCCGTGGCATTCAAGGCGGAGGGCCAGCGCTGCTATCGAGAGAAGAAGTTCCGGGAAGCCATCGGCAAGTACCACCGGGCTCTGCTGCAGCTGAAGGCGGCGCAGGGGGCCCGCCCTGGAGGCCtgcccgcccccgcccccgggCCCGCCACCAGCCCCGGGCCCGCCCGCCTCAGCGAGGAGCAGCGGCGCCTGGTGGAGAACACGGAGGTGGAATGTTATGACTCTCTCACGG CTTGCCTTCTGCAGTCGGAGCTGGTGAACTATGAGCGCGTGCGTGAGTACTGCCTCAAGGTGCTGGAGAAGCAGCAGGGCAACTTCAAGGCCACCTACCGCGCCGGCATTGCCTTCTACCACCTGGGCGACTACGCACGTGCGCTGAGATACCTTCAGGAGGCCCGAAGCCGGGAGCCcacag ACACCAATGTCCTTCGTTACATCCAGCTGACCCAGCTGAAGATGAACCGCTGCAGCCTCCAGCGGGAGGACAGTGGCGCTGGGGCCCCTGCCCGGGATGTGGTTGGCTGA